A single region of the Rhizobium sp. ARZ01 genome encodes:
- a CDS encoding ABC transporter substrate-binding protein: MHRITLLSTLAGILLSSSALAADLTIAVQKVPDVLDPTFDNSNVNERIMWSLFNTLVTTDYRDGGKLKPGLATEWKIINPQTIEFKLRPGVKFHNGDSLDAKDIVFTFSPERTGQDSATASAVLSKPFLGGIETVEVIDPLTVRIHMRHPDALIVQRFANYPSQILSKKGFDEAGSMEAYAKRPIGTGPYKLSGFDLGEKVVLEAFDDYWDGKKAAADKVTFTVVPETSTRIAGLLSGQFDIVTELNPDNFQQIDSSSNATIVGGAVENIRGIVYDSTDSVLSDPRIREALDLAIDRDTIVKSLYSGKTDVPNGWQMKSFGGMYLADKPAPAYNPEKAKELLKEAGYKGERISYRTMNAYYTNEIETAQVLQAMWSAVGLNVQLDVKETWGQIDEDSLDRAIFNASFTAYYPDPMGQFWRRYGSSSSWAASGIFKVDPEQAKLGETLSTSMDTDERRKIFGEMLDRFNTNPHGSILHLLTQFFGVNKQRLTLDVMPTNYLDLTTTGVQFK; encoded by the coding sequence GTGCATCGTATCACGCTCCTCTCCACCCTTGCCGGCATCCTGCTTTCATCCTCCGCGCTCGCTGCCGATCTGACGATCGCAGTTCAAAAGGTGCCGGATGTTCTTGATCCGACCTTTGACAATTCGAATGTCAATGAACGCATCATGTGGTCGCTGTTCAACACGTTGGTGACGACCGATTATCGCGATGGCGGCAAGCTGAAGCCGGGCCTTGCGACCGAATGGAAGATTATCAATCCGCAAACGATCGAATTCAAGCTGCGCCCGGGCGTGAAGTTCCACAACGGCGACAGCCTCGACGCCAAGGACATTGTCTTCACGTTCTCGCCTGAGCGCACAGGACAGGATTCAGCCACCGCCAGCGCCGTTCTTTCCAAGCCGTTCCTTGGCGGCATAGAGACGGTTGAAGTCATCGATCCGCTCACCGTGCGCATCCATATGCGTCACCCGGATGCTCTGATTGTTCAGCGTTTCGCCAACTACCCCTCCCAAATTCTTTCCAAGAAGGGATTTGATGAGGCGGGATCGATGGAGGCGTATGCGAAGCGTCCCATCGGCACCGGCCCCTACAAGCTCAGCGGCTTCGATCTCGGTGAAAAAGTCGTTCTGGAAGCCTTTGACGATTACTGGGATGGAAAGAAAGCGGCCGCGGACAAAGTCACTTTCACCGTGGTGCCGGAAACCTCCACCCGTATCGCCGGACTGCTCTCGGGCCAGTTCGATATCGTGACAGAACTCAATCCTGACAACTTCCAGCAGATCGACAGCTCGTCCAACGCAACCATTGTTGGCGGCGCCGTCGAGAACATTCGCGGGATCGTTTACGACAGCACGGACTCGGTCCTCAGCGATCCGCGCATCCGCGAAGCGCTCGATCTGGCCATCGACCGCGATACGATTGTGAAATCGCTCTACAGCGGCAAAACCGACGTTCCCAATGGCTGGCAGATGAAGTCGTTCGGCGGCATGTATCTCGCCGACAAGCCGGCTCCCGCATACAATCCCGAAAAGGCCAAGGAACTGCTGAAGGAAGCCGGTTACAAAGGCGAGCGCATCTCCTACCGCACGATGAACGCCTACTACACGAATGAAATTGAAACGGCGCAGGTCCTGCAGGCCATGTGGTCGGCTGTTGGCCTCAATGTGCAGCTGGATGTAAAGGAAACCTGGGGGCAGATCGACGAGGACAGCCTGGACCGGGCCATCTTCAACGCGTCGTTCACGGCTTACTATCCAGATCCCATGGGACAGTTCTGGCGCCGTTACGGTTCCTCGTCCAGCTGGGCGGCAAGCGGGATTTTCAAAGTCGATCCGGAGCAGGCGAAGCTGGGAGAGACCCTCTCAACCAGCATGGACACCGACGAGCGCCGGAAAATCTTCGGTGAAATGCTCGACCGTTTCAACACCAATCCGCACGGCTCGATCCTGCACTTGCTCACCCAGTTTTTCGGCGTCAACAAGCAGCGCCTGACGCTCGACGTCATGCCGACCAACTATCTCGACCTCACGACCACAGGCGTTCAGTTCAAGTGA